From the genome of Streptomyces sp. NBC_01341, one region includes:
- the ku gene encoding non-homologous end joining protein Ku — MRSIWNGAISFGLVSIPVKLMNATENHAISFRQIHLSDGGRIRYRKVCELDEEEVPASETVKAFEGEDGTVIPVTDEDLASLPLPTAKTIEIEGFVPSSAIDPLQLDSAYYLQANGVPASKPYALLREALRRSGKVAVAKYALRGRERLGMLRVTGDVIAMHGLLWPDEIRAPEDVAPDSGVKIRDAELDLADALMNTLGEADLDTLHDDYREAVEELVAAKAAGEPVAEEEAEETGGKVIDLMAALENSVRAAEESKGEREDGKHADVHPIEGRTPRPGGAGGTAGKKAAQGGGARKGTAPAKSAAKKSATKKAPAKKAATGRTTAKKAPAEKAAPKTARKKTTTGAAAEKTAAGTRKRSPA, encoded by the coding sequence GTGAGGTCCATCTGGAACGGCGCCATTTCCTTCGGACTGGTCAGCATCCCCGTCAAGCTCATGAACGCCACGGAGAACCACGCCATCTCCTTCCGGCAGATCCACCTCTCCGACGGCGGCCGCATCCGGTACCGCAAGGTGTGCGAGCTGGACGAGGAGGAGGTCCCCGCCTCCGAGACGGTCAAGGCCTTCGAGGGGGAGGACGGCACGGTGATCCCCGTGACCGACGAGGACCTCGCCTCGCTCCCGCTCCCCACCGCCAAGACCATCGAGATCGAGGGGTTCGTACCCTCGTCGGCGATCGATCCCCTCCAGCTGGACTCCGCCTACTACCTCCAGGCCAACGGGGTCCCCGCCTCCAAGCCCTACGCCCTGCTGCGCGAGGCGCTGAGGCGCAGCGGGAAGGTGGCCGTGGCGAAGTACGCGCTCCGCGGCCGGGAGCGCCTCGGCATGCTGCGGGTGACCGGTGACGTGATCGCGATGCACGGCCTGCTCTGGCCGGACGAGATCCGTGCCCCCGAGGATGTCGCGCCGGACTCCGGGGTCAAGATCCGCGACGCCGAACTCGACCTGGCCGACGCCCTGATGAACACGCTCGGGGAGGCCGACCTCGACACGCTCCACGACGACTACCGCGAGGCGGTCGAGGAGCTCGTCGCGGCGAAGGCCGCCGGTGAACCCGTCGCGGAGGAGGAGGCCGAGGAGACCGGCGGCAAGGTGATCGACCTGATGGCGGCGCTGGAGAACAGTGTGCGGGCGGCCGAGGAGTCCAAGGGGGAGCGGGAGGACGGCAAGCACGCCGACGTCCACCCGATAGAGGGCCGGACTCCCCGTCCGGGCGGGGCCGGCGGCACGGCCGGGAAGAAGGCGGCGCAGGGCGGGGGCGCACGGAAGGGGACCGCACCCGCGAAGTCCGCGGCGAAGAAGTCCGCGACGAAGAAGGCCCCGGCGAAGAAGGCGGCCACCGGACGGACGACGGCGAAGAAGGCCCCGGCCGAGAAGGCGGCCCCCAAGACGGCGCGGAAGAAGACGACGACCGGGGCCGCGGCGGAGAAGACCGCCGCGGGCACCCGGAAGCGTTCGCCGGCCTGA
- a CDS encoding MBL fold metallo-hydrolase, translating to MSTATAAGIAPPGSLLPVADGVYAFVQPEGGWCLNNAGLVAGRDSAVLVDTAATESRTRRLREEVARVVPGGPDHVVNTHFHGDHTFGNGQFAPRAVIVAHEGTRSDTAEAGLGLRHLWPGVEWGETPLTLPTLTFRDELTLHHGDIRTELLHVGPAHTANDVVAWVPERSVLFTGDVVWSGVTPYILMGSVTGSLEALDRLRALEPAVVVPGHGPVGGPELIDATRAYLVRVRELAVDGLRRGVAPLRAAREADLGEFGGLLDPERLVGNLHRAYAELEGLAPGARIDVAASFKEMVAYNGGLPACHA from the coding sequence ATGAGCACGGCCACCGCTGCGGGCATCGCACCGCCCGGCTCGCTGCTGCCGGTCGCCGACGGGGTGTACGCGTTCGTCCAGCCCGAAGGCGGCTGGTGCCTGAACAACGCCGGCCTGGTCGCCGGCCGGGACTCCGCCGTCCTCGTGGACACGGCGGCGACGGAGTCCCGCACCCGGCGGCTCCGCGAGGAGGTGGCCCGCGTCGTGCCGGGCGGGCCGGACCATGTCGTCAACACGCACTTCCACGGCGACCACACCTTCGGCAACGGGCAGTTCGCCCCGCGCGCGGTGATCGTGGCCCACGAGGGGACCAGGTCCGACACGGCGGAGGCCGGCCTCGGTCTGCGTCACCTGTGGCCCGGCGTGGAATGGGGCGAGACCCCTCTGACCCTGCCCACGCTCACCTTCCGCGACGAACTCACCCTGCACCACGGGGACATCCGCACCGAGCTGTTGCACGTGGGACCCGCCCATACGGCGAACGACGTCGTGGCGTGGGTGCCGGAGCGGTCCGTCCTGTTCACCGGCGACGTGGTCTGGTCGGGGGTGACGCCGTACATCCTGATGGGCTCCGTGACCGGTTCGCTGGAGGCCCTGGACCGGCTGCGGGCACTGGAGCCCGCGGTGGTGGTCCCCGGCCACGGTCCGGTCGGGGGCCCCGAGCTGATCGACGCCACCCGGGCCTACCTCGTCCGGGTGCGGGAGCTGGCCGTGGACGGCCTGCGGCGGGGCGTGGCCCCGCTGCGGGCCGCGCGGGAGGCGGACCTCGGGGAGTTCGGCGGTCTGCTGGACCCCGAACGGCTGGTCGGCAACCTGCACCGCGCCTACGCGGAACTGGAGGGCCTCGCCCCGGGTGCCCGCATCGACGTGGCCGCCTCGTTCAAGGAGATGGTCGCCTACAACGGCGGGCTGCCGGCCTGCCACGCGTGA
- a CDS encoding zinc-ribbon domain-containing protein produces MIIFGTKGYLYQLAVLTMVCGWCGNPAAHTLRKRVTKFTLFFVPLFPFSTKYATQCTFCGGERKIPKEQADQLLAQAAHGGQDGNPYGAAQQQPGFAPPPGQNPYQH; encoded by the coding sequence ATGATCATTTTCGGTACCAAGGGCTACCTCTACCAGTTGGCGGTCCTGACGATGGTGTGCGGCTGGTGCGGGAACCCCGCCGCGCACACCCTGCGCAAGCGGGTCACCAAGTTCACGCTGTTCTTCGTCCCGCTGTTCCCCTTCTCCACGAAGTACGCGACCCAGTGCACCTTCTGCGGCGGGGAGCGGAAGATACCGAAGGAGCAGGCCGACCAGCTTCTGGCCCAGGCGGCGCACGGCGGGCAGGACGGCAATCCGTACGGCGCGGCGCAGCAGCAGCCCGGTTTCGCGCCTCCTCCCGGCCAGAACCCGTACCAGCACTGA
- a CDS encoding nuclear transport factor 2 family protein: protein MSQPVGTLRQQVTGDLYAEVQTFYAQQMRRVDALDIEGFADTFTDDGEVVHAGGHRQSGRAEMIAGMRASLPRYQDIAVRHWFGHLIIEPDATDADVLRVSYYTLVTQTDREGKVAFQPTFTVDDVLVRRDGGLLTRSRVIHRDTPVAPPAV from the coding sequence ATGTCTCAGCCGGTCGGGACCCTCCGTCAGCAGGTCACGGGTGACCTGTACGCGGAGGTGCAGACCTTCTACGCCCAGCAGATGCGACGGGTCGACGCCCTCGACATCGAGGGGTTCGCCGACACGTTCACGGACGACGGGGAGGTCGTGCACGCGGGCGGGCACCGCCAGAGCGGCCGGGCGGAGATGATCGCCGGGATGCGGGCCAGCCTGCCCCGCTACCAGGACATCGCCGTACGCCACTGGTTCGGCCACCTGATCATCGAGCCCGACGCGACGGACGCGGACGTCCTGCGCGTCTCGTACTACACGCTGGTCACGCAGACCGACCGCGAGGGCAAGGTCGCCTTCCAGCCGACGTTCACCGTGGACGACGTGCTGGTGCGCCGCGACGGCGGGCTGCTGACCCGGTCGAGGGTCATCCACCGTGACACCCCGGTGGCCCCGCCCGCCGTCTGA
- the ligD gene encoding non-homologous end-joining DNA ligase gives MTPITEVEGRRLALSNLDKVLYPATGTTKGEVLHYYAATAADAMLPHLRGRPLSFLRYPDGPEGLRFFTKNPPPGTPDWVRTAPVPRHDEPEARQVLVEDLPSLVWAANLVVEFHTHQWRQDSPARADLMVFDLDPGPPASILECRTVALWLRERLAADGLSSYGKTSGSKGLHLLVPLEPTPSEEVTAYAKGLAVEARGALPELAVYRMTRALRPGKVFVDFSQNAAAKTTAAPYTLRAKGRPTVSAPVTWDEIEACGDPDELVFLAGDMPARLDRYGDLLGPLNDPGQARPLPGD, from the coding sequence ATGACGCCGATCACGGAGGTGGAGGGGCGGCGCCTGGCGCTCAGCAACCTCGACAAGGTGCTGTACCCGGCGACCGGGACCACCAAGGGCGAGGTGCTGCACTACTACGCGGCCACGGCGGCGGACGCGATGCTCCCGCACCTGCGGGGCCGCCCGCTGTCCTTCCTCAGATATCCGGACGGACCCGAGGGGCTGCGCTTCTTCACCAAGAATCCACCGCCGGGTACACCCGACTGGGTGCGTACGGCCCCAGTCCCCCGCCACGACGAGCCGGAGGCCCGCCAGGTGCTCGTGGAGGACCTGCCCTCGCTGGTGTGGGCGGCCAACCTGGTGGTCGAGTTCCACACCCACCAGTGGCGGCAGGACTCCCCCGCGCGCGCCGATCTGATGGTGTTCGACCTCGATCCCGGACCGCCCGCGAGCATCCTCGAATGCCGCACGGTCGCCCTCTGGCTGCGCGAGCGGCTGGCCGCCGACGGGCTGTCCTCGTACGGGAAGACCTCCGGCTCCAAGGGACTGCATCTGCTCGTTCCTCTGGAGCCCACACCCTCCGAGGAGGTCACGGCGTACGCGAAGGGCCTGGCCGTCGAGGCGCGGGGCGCCCTGCCCGAGCTGGCCGTGTACCGGATGACCCGGGCGCTCCGGCCCGGGAAGGTGTTCGTGGACTTCAGCCAGAACGCCGCCGCGAAGACCACCGCCGCCCCGTACACCCTGCGCGCGAAGGGCCGCCCGACCGTCTCCGCGCCCGTCACCTGGGACGAGATCGAGGCGTGCGGGGACCCGGACGAGCTGGTGTTCCTGGCCGGCGACATGCCCGCACGGCTGGACCGGTACGGCGATCTGCTCGGCCCGCTGAACGATCCGGGGCAGGCCCGGCCCCTGCCCGGCGACTGA
- a CDS encoding FtsW/RodA/SpoVE family cell cycle protein — protein MTATTAEARPPELRLPKRRGVELSLLIGAVLISVYGYAAVGLARNDAVPPDVAGYGAGLGLLALLAHLAVRFRAPFADPLLLPIAVLLNGLGLVLIYRLDLETPRNQAATTQLIWSTLGVAFFIAVVVVLRDHRVLQRYAYLSVAVALVLLIVPIFFPAVNGAKIWIRIGGLSFQPGEFAKILLAVFFAAYLAANRNALAYTGRRVWKLQLPTGRVLGPIVAIWLLSVGVLVLERDLGTSLLFFGLFVILLYVATGRTGWIAVGLLLAAAGAFVVGSFEPHVHSRVEDWLNPYATIEAGQGPSQLAQSLFAFAAGGLFGTGLGLGHSILIGFAAKSDFILATAGEELGLAGLTAVFLLYALLVARGFRAGLALRDPFGRLLSIGLASILALQVFVIAGGVMGLIPLTGMAMPFLAQGGSSVVTNWIIVALLIRVSDVARTPDPDAAAEREEP, from the coding sequence ATGACCGCAACGACGGCGGAGGCACGACCGCCCGAGCTACGCCTGCCCAAGCGGCGCGGCGTGGAGCTCTCGCTCCTGATCGGGGCCGTGCTCATCTCCGTCTACGGCTACGCGGCCGTCGGCCTCGCCCGGAACGACGCCGTACCCCCCGATGTCGCCGGGTACGGCGCCGGTCTCGGCCTCCTCGCCCTGCTCGCCCATCTCGCGGTCCGCTTCCGTGCGCCCTTCGCCGATCCGCTGCTGCTGCCCATCGCGGTCCTGCTGAACGGGCTCGGCCTGGTGCTGATCTACCGTCTCGACCTGGAGACACCCAGGAACCAGGCGGCGACGACCCAGCTGATCTGGTCGACGCTCGGCGTCGCCTTCTTCATCGCCGTGGTCGTCGTCCTGCGCGACCACCGGGTGCTCCAGCGCTACGCCTATCTGTCGGTCGCGGTGGCGCTGGTGCTGTTGATCGTCCCGATCTTCTTCCCCGCGGTGAACGGCGCGAAGATCTGGATCCGGATCGGCGGACTCTCCTTCCAGCCCGGCGAGTTCGCCAAGATCCTGCTCGCCGTGTTCTTCGCCGCCTACCTTGCGGCGAACCGCAACGCGCTGGCGTACACCGGCCGCAGGGTCTGGAAGCTCCAGCTCCCCACCGGCCGGGTCCTGGGCCCGATCGTCGCGATCTGGCTGCTCAGCGTCGGCGTGCTCGTCCTCGAACGGGACCTCGGCACCTCGCTCCTCTTCTTCGGCCTGTTCGTGATCCTGCTGTACGTCGCCACCGGCCGTACCGGATGGATCGCCGTCGGCCTGCTGCTCGCCGCCGCAGGCGCCTTCGTCGTCGGCTCGTTCGAACCCCATGTGCACAGCCGCGTGGAGGACTGGCTGAACCCGTACGCCACGATCGAGGCCGGGCAGGGGCCGAGCCAGCTCGCCCAGTCCCTCTTCGCGTTCGCCGCAGGCGGGCTGTTCGGCACCGGGCTGGGGCTCGGGCACTCCATCCTCATCGGCTTCGCGGCCAAGTCCGACTTCATCCTGGCGACCGCGGGCGAGGAGCTCGGCCTGGCCGGCCTCACCGCGGTCTTCCTGCTGTACGCGCTGCTCGTGGCCCGCGGCTTCCGGGCCGGCCTGGCTCTGCGGGACCCCTTCGGACGGCTGCTGTCCATCGGCCTCGCCTCGATCCTGGCACTCCAGGTCTTCGTCATCGCGGGCGGGGTGATGGGGCTGATCCCGTTGACCGGGATGGCGATGCCGTTCCTGGCCCAGGGCGGTTCGTCGGTCGTCACCAACTGGATCATCGTGGCCCTGCTGATCCGGGTCAGCGACGTGGCACGCACCCCCGACCCCGATGCCGCCGCCGAGCGGGAGGAACCGTGA
- a CDS encoding nuclease-related domain-containing protein codes for MQDLKVTSWQLFGHDRLYVNLPDGTAIGWADLGNGTITVLHPRYRDAVLDALARQVPDMPALVGEDAPAGPPAPRTPPQVPRIPPMRGMRKRAVAPGADRDGGAGGDTGGEAVAEAGHASGPPASGPEAATAPGPEAAQQDVPAPEMPPDLSPAVPEGQQEQEQEQEQEQEQEQEQEQEQEQEAGRRAALLPALTPANDLAARRAGEELREQLGESAAGTLVRAATGALRLHREADPRRTALAGERRVGSELRRLTRHGWRVLHSVPLPDGTWIGHLLIGPGGVFTVSTEHHPGASVRIADGTLRTGDGEPRPFALDDRPGARCARAVLQSHCAFGVPVRTVLVFTGVTELEVVATPAGVRVCRERQLSALAPLTGVLTATQVERVYDVARNREAWRDA; via the coding sequence ATGCAGGATCTCAAGGTCACGTCATGGCAGCTCTTCGGGCACGACCGGCTCTACGTGAATCTTCCGGACGGCACCGCGATCGGCTGGGCGGATCTGGGCAACGGCACCATCACGGTGCTGCACCCGCGCTACCGCGACGCCGTGCTGGACGCACTCGCCCGTCAGGTCCCGGACATGCCGGCCCTCGTCGGCGAGGACGCACCGGCCGGCCCGCCGGCACCGCGGACCCCTCCGCAGGTCCCGCGCATCCCGCCCATGCGCGGGATGCGGAAGCGGGCGGTCGCGCCCGGCGCCGACCGGGACGGGGGCGCGGGCGGGGATACGGGCGGGGAGGCCGTGGCGGAGGCCGGCCACGCGTCCGGTCCGCCCGCGTCCGGCCCGGAGGCGGCGACGGCTCCCGGTCCGGAGGCGGCGCAACAGGACGTGCCCGCACCGGAGATGCCGCCGGACCTCTCACCCGCCGTCCCCGAGGGTCAGCAGGAGCAGGAGCAGGAGCAGGAGCAGGAGCAGGAGCAGGAGCAGGAGCAGGAGCAGGAGCAGGAGCAGGAGGCCGGGAGGCGGGCCGCGCTGCTGCCCGCCCTGACGCCCGCGAACGACCTCGCCGCCCGGCGGGCCGGTGAGGAACTCCGCGAACAGCTCGGCGAGTCAGCCGCCGGCACCCTCGTGCGGGCGGCCACCGGCGCCCTGCGGCTGCACAGGGAGGCCGACCCGCGCCGGACCGCACTGGCGGGGGAGCGGCGGGTCGGGTCCGAACTCCGGCGCCTGACCCGGCACGGCTGGCGGGTCCTGCACTCCGTGCCGCTGCCCGACGGTACCTGGATCGGGCACCTGCTCATCGGGCCGGGCGGCGTGTTCACCGTGAGTACCGAGCACCACCCAGGGGCGTCCGTACGCATCGCCGACGGGACCCTGCGGACCGGGGACGGCGAACCCCGGCCCTTCGCGCTCGACGACCGTCCCGGTGCCCGGTGCGCGAGGGCGGTGCTCCAGAGCCACTGCGCCTTCGGCGTACCCGTTCGGACCGTGCTCGTGTTCACCGGGGTCACCGAGCTCGAGGTCGTCGCCACCCCCGCCGGTGTCCGGGTCTGCCGGGAGCGCCAGCTGTCCGCCCTCGCCCCGCTGACGGGGGTGCTCACCGCCACACAGGTCGAGCGGGTCTACGACGTCGCGCGGAACAGGGAGGCCTGGCGGGACGCGTGA
- a CDS encoding PBS lyase: MFAGIDEVDWASMEHAYGPADDVPGLLHGLASADPAERESALDGMYGAVHHQGDVYACTLACIPFLFELAAHPGIRDRGGIVELLTSIGGIDLDETDEDDLAELDEDEIEGVANYAMAAAAVSAGSSVFFELVADEDPGVRLAAPLALATLHGRPVRVLALLRERLPVETDDEVRLALVEAAGRVALRHRPLAGQAADWLSRLAAEAYPPGLRLAALAQLARCAPDALPGDVVRVVSGLLRELRSRPAAPEPSPSPAPGADDAAGDRTTAPTLVGQLRALSAEESAGRSTPWAADLLRTLHSGLDDRVADRTALLADQLGSPDPWQRIDAVRMSGGLMRAWRGSYDELVRLVGVQLADPEPRLADAASHVLEELFALAAPAADALAARVAADPGSWVKEWASGPPGLGSSVKALARLGDARVLPALAAALERPEVPHDVGFAIGHLGAAAAPLAGVLRRRLGELGLDEGAYDRASPLLGGLTALRAGEAAPEVLRVLRGAPEYRGEWLRTAALRALGSFGPDAECAVPELRRLIARPGTAAATEAAEALWAVTGDTRAVLPVLAEGLRTEQVHDARAAASALGALGRSAGVVAPRLRALLEHDELWLRVEAAIALWKVSGRTGDVVPVLLSAWERNRHARVRVAECLARMGPAGAGSDATRVLRAELHSVRRHNAMDGGYGSHDTLEDEKLLALCRRALREDTGKGSTS; this comes from the coding sequence GTGTTCGCGGGGATCGACGAGGTCGACTGGGCCTCGATGGAGCATGCCTACGGCCCGGCGGACGACGTGCCGGGCCTCCTCCACGGGCTCGCGTCGGCCGATCCGGCGGAGCGGGAGAGCGCGCTGGACGGGATGTACGGCGCGGTGCACCACCAGGGCGACGTGTACGCCTGCACCCTCGCCTGCATCCCCTTCCTCTTCGAGCTGGCCGCGCATCCGGGGATACGCGACCGGGGCGGCATAGTCGAGCTGCTCACGAGCATCGGCGGCATCGACCTGGACGAGACCGACGAGGACGACCTGGCCGAGCTGGACGAGGACGAGATCGAGGGAGTCGCGAACTACGCGATGGCGGCGGCCGCCGTCTCCGCCGGCTCCTCGGTGTTCTTCGAGCTGGTCGCCGACGAGGACCCCGGGGTGCGTCTCGCGGCCCCGCTGGCCCTCGCCACGCTGCACGGCCGGCCGGTGCGGGTGCTCGCCCTGCTGCGGGAGCGGCTCCCGGTGGAGACGGACGACGAGGTGCGGCTCGCGCTCGTCGAGGCCGCCGGCCGGGTCGCGCTGCGCCACCGGCCGCTCGCGGGGCAGGCGGCGGACTGGCTGAGCAGGCTCGCCGCCGAGGCCTACCCGCCGGGGTTGCGACTCGCGGCCCTCGCCCAGCTGGCCAGATGTGCCCCGGACGCGCTGCCCGGCGATGTCGTTCGGGTGGTCTCGGGGCTGCTGCGTGAGCTGCGTTCCCGGCCCGCCGCCCCGGAGCCGTCGCCCTCGCCCGCGCCGGGCGCGGACGACGCGGCGGGCGACCGGACCACCGCGCCCACGCTGGTGGGACAGCTGCGGGCGCTGTCCGCCGAGGAGTCCGCGGGCCGCAGCACCCCGTGGGCCGCCGACCTGCTGCGGACCCTGCACAGCGGCCTGGACGACCGGGTAGCGGACCGCACGGCGCTGCTGGCGGACCAGTTGGGCAGCCCGGACCCCTGGCAGCGCATCGACGCCGTACGGATGAGCGGCGGGCTGATGCGGGCCTGGCGCGGTTCGTACGACGAACTGGTGCGGCTGGTGGGTGTGCAGCTGGCCGATCCGGAGCCGCGCCTCGCCGACGCCGCCTCGCACGTGCTGGAGGAGCTCTTCGCCCTGGCCGCACCGGCGGCCGACGCCCTGGCCGCGCGGGTGGCGGCGGATCCGGGGTCCTGGGTGAAGGAGTGGGCGAGCGGGCCGCCCGGCCTCGGCTCGTCGGTGAAGGCGCTGGCCAGGCTCGGCGACGCCCGGGTCCTGCCCGCGCTCGCGGCGGCGCTGGAACGGCCGGAGGTCCCGCACGACGTGGGCTTCGCGATCGGTCACCTCGGGGCGGCGGCGGCGCCGCTGGCCGGGGTGCTGCGACGCAGGCTGGGCGAGCTCGGCCTGGACGAGGGTGCCTACGACCGGGCGAGTCCGCTGCTCGGCGGGCTGACCGCCCTGCGGGCGGGCGAGGCCGCCCCGGAGGTGCTGCGGGTGCTGCGGGGGGCTCCCGAGTACCGGGGGGAGTGGCTGCGCACGGCCGCACTGCGGGCGCTGGGTTCGTTCGGCCCCGATGCGGAGTGCGCCGTGCCCGAGCTGCGCCGTCTGATCGCCCGGCCGGGCACCGCGGCCGCGACGGAGGCGGCCGAGGCCCTGTGGGCGGTCACCGGGGACACCCGGGCCGTGCTTCCGGTGCTGGCGGAGGGTCTGCGCACCGAGCAGGTGCACGACGCCCGGGCGGCGGCGAGCGCGCTGGGGGCCCTGGGCAGGAGCGCCGGGGTGGTGGCGCCGCGGCTGCGGGCCCTGCTGGAGCACGACGAGCTGTGGCTGCGCGTCGAGGCGGCGATCGCGTTGTGGAAGGTCTCGGGCCGGACCGGTGACGTGGTGCCGGTGCTGCTCTCGGCCTGGGAGAGGAACCGTCACGCCAGAGTCCGGGTCGCGGAATGCCTGGCGCGGATGGGGCCCGCTGGGGCAGGGTCGGACGCGACGCGGGTGCTGCGTGCGGAGCTCCACTCCGTACGCCGCCACAACGCGATGGACGGCGGCTACGGCAGTCACGACACTCTTGAGGACGAGAAGCTGCTGGCGCTCTGCCGGCGGGCACTTCGGGAAGACACGGGGAAGGGATCCACATCATGA